One window of the Granulicella arctica genome contains the following:
- the glpK gene encoding glycerol kinase GlpK, giving the protein MTAYIGALDQGTTSTRFMVFDRLGRVVSMAQKEHEQIYPHPGWVEHDALEIWRRTLEVIDEASDARGLRPKDFAAIGITNQRETTVVWNKETGLPIYNALVWQDTRVADYVTRLAADGGKDRFRAKTGLPLTTYFSGLKIRWLLDNVKGARADAEAGKLLFGNMDAYLMWNLTGGANGGIHVTDVTNASRTQLMGLATLDWDEELLREFEIPRAMLPEIRSSSEVYGEMTRTHLAGVPIAGILGDQHAALVGQTCFKAGEAKNTYGTGCFLLLNTGETPVQSQHGLLTTVGYKFGKQPAVFALEGSIAITGALVQWIRDNLGLINKSEEIELLSNTVKDNGGVYFVPAFSGLYAPYWKDSARGVITGLTRYANKGHIARAALEATAYQTREVVEAMEADSGISLEQLRTDGGMVANDLLMQFQADILDRTVVRPLIKETTALGAAYAAGLAVEFYKDTDDLIANWSIDRTWRPQMEDAQRDEHYRQWKKAVTRSFDWVD; this is encoded by the coding sequence ATGACGGCGTATATCGGGGCTTTGGATCAGGGAACGACGAGTACGCGATTCATGGTGTTCGACCGGTTGGGGCGCGTGGTGTCGATGGCGCAGAAGGAGCATGAGCAGATCTATCCGCATCCGGGTTGGGTGGAGCACGATGCGCTTGAGATCTGGCGGCGGACGCTGGAAGTGATCGATGAGGCGTCGGATGCGCGAGGCTTGCGGCCGAAGGACTTTGCGGCGATTGGAATTACGAATCAGCGGGAGACGACCGTCGTCTGGAACAAGGAGACGGGGCTGCCGATCTATAACGCGCTGGTGTGGCAGGACACGCGGGTAGCCGATTATGTGACGCGACTTGCAGCGGATGGTGGCAAGGACCGGTTCCGCGCGAAGACAGGTTTGCCCCTGACTACGTACTTCAGCGGGCTGAAGATTCGGTGGCTGCTCGACAACGTCAAAGGTGCACGGGCTGATGCAGAGGCAGGCAAGCTGCTGTTCGGCAATATGGATGCGTACCTGATGTGGAACCTGACGGGCGGTGCGAACGGCGGCATCCACGTGACGGACGTGACGAATGCGAGTCGGACGCAGTTGATGGGTCTGGCAACGCTCGACTGGGATGAGGAGTTGCTGCGGGAGTTCGAGATACCCCGCGCGATGCTGCCGGAGATTCGATCTTCGAGCGAGGTCTATGGGGAGATGACGCGGACGCATCTTGCGGGGGTGCCGATTGCGGGAATCCTCGGGGATCAGCATGCAGCGCTGGTGGGACAGACATGCTTCAAAGCTGGCGAGGCAAAGAACACCTATGGAACCGGGTGCTTTCTGCTGCTGAATACGGGGGAGACGCCGGTGCAATCGCAACACGGATTGCTGACCACCGTCGGTTACAAATTCGGCAAGCAGCCTGCGGTGTTCGCGCTTGAGGGAAGCATCGCGATTACGGGTGCGCTGGTGCAGTGGATTCGGGACAACCTTGGCTTGATCAACAAGAGTGAAGAGATTGAGTTGCTGTCGAATACAGTGAAGGATAACGGCGGGGTTTATTTCGTTCCGGCGTTTAGCGGTCTCTATGCGCCGTATTGGAAGGACAGCGCGCGTGGGGTGATTACGGGGCTGACGCGGTATGCGAACAAGGGCCATATTGCGCGGGCGGCGCTTGAGGCGACGGCCTACCAGACGCGTGAGGTGGTGGAGGCGATGGAGGCTGATTCGGGTATCTCGCTTGAGCAGTTGCGGACGGATGGTGGGATGGTGGCGAACGATCTGTTGATGCAGTTTCAGGCGGATATTCTGGACCGGACGGTGGTACGGCCCCTGATCAAAGAGACGACGGCGCTTGGGGCGGCGTATGCTGCGGGGTTGGCGGTGGAGTTCTATAAGGATACGGATGATCTGATTGCGAACTGGTCGATCGATCGGACGTGGCGGCCGCAGATGGAGGATGCTCAACGGGATGAGCACTACCGGCAATGGAAGAAGGCGGTGACACGGTCGTTCGATTGGGTGGATTAG
- a CDS encoding MIP/aquaporin family protein — protein sequence MISPFFGEFMGTLVVILLGEGVNAAVTLKRSKAEGAGWMVIAAGWGFAVFCGVVTAIACGSPGAHLNPAVTIAVAIKTGDFSHVASFIVAQFLGAFVGAAVMWLFYMPHWELTEDKAAKLGIFCTSPAVRSPVWNLFSEIVATMVLLLVIGSIGAKTFAPMGPAPGLAPYLVGILVWSIGLSLGATTGYAINPVRDFGPRLAHFLLPVAGKGGSDWGYAWVPIVGPTVGAVVIGLFLRYSGI from the coding sequence ATGATTTCACCGTTCTTTGGCGAGTTTATGGGTACGTTGGTGGTGATCCTGCTGGGCGAAGGGGTGAACGCAGCGGTGACGTTGAAGCGGTCGAAGGCGGAGGGTGCGGGGTGGATGGTGATCGCCGCGGGGTGGGGATTTGCTGTTTTCTGCGGCGTGGTAACGGCGATTGCGTGCGGGAGCCCGGGTGCGCATCTGAACCCGGCGGTGACGATTGCGGTGGCGATCAAGACGGGGGATTTCTCGCATGTTGCTTCGTTTATCGTGGCGCAGTTTCTTGGGGCGTTTGTGGGAGCGGCGGTGATGTGGCTGTTCTATATGCCGCACTGGGAGTTGACGGAGGACAAGGCGGCGAAGCTTGGTATTTTCTGCACGTCGCCTGCGGTGCGCAGCCCGGTGTGGAACCTGTTCTCGGAGATCGTAGCGACGATGGTGCTGCTGCTGGTGATCGGGTCGATCGGGGCCAAGACATTTGCGCCGATGGGACCTGCTCCGGGGTTGGCACCCTACCTTGTGGGCATACTGGTGTGGTCGATCGGGCTGTCGCTCGGTGCGACTACGGGTTATGCGATCAATCCGGTGCGTGACTTTGGACCGCGACTGGCGCACTTCCTGTTGCCGGTTGCCGGCAAGGGTGGGTCGGACTGGGGCTATGCCTGGGTACCGATTGTGGGGCCGACGGTGGGCGCTGTCGTGATCGGGCTGTTCCTCAGGTACTCTGGCATTTGA
- a CDS encoding glycerol-3-phosphate dehydrogenase/oxidase, with product MTRAEMFALLDGEFDVLVIGGGATGLGIAVDAATRGYRIALVEAGDFAQATSSRATKLVHGGVRYLASGQIHLVYEALHERAVMVRNAPHLVHPLPFIIPANHLWELPYYGMGLTLYDFLSGKSTLGPTKVLGKKATLGRIPGLASKGLSGGILYHDGQFNDARLALALARTAVDHDAVVANYTRCTSLIHTDGKATGAVVRDLETGAETTVRAKVVINATGIFTDEVRHLDEPGLPDLLTVSRGTHIVVRAQILGGDNAIMVPKTDDGRVIFLIPWQGRVVIGTTDLPAKESVMEPGHTAAEIDYLLELANLYLDRKIGKADILSVFSGLRPLVTGKGSTTSKLSREHHIDASASGLITVAGGKWTTYRRMAEDTLNFAIKQGALDARKCISATIRLRGAVGVPSADDRYLREYGSDAAAVEALISSEPALGALLDAELPYTFAQVVYGVRAEMARTVEDVLSRRTRALLLDATAAMRAAPAVATLMARELGYGVDWQKAQVTAFLALAKADYLLAD from the coding sequence ATGACCCGCGCTGAGATGTTCGCGTTGTTGGATGGCGAATTTGATGTACTGGTAATTGGTGGCGGGGCGACCGGCCTTGGCATCGCTGTGGATGCGGCGACGCGAGGCTACAGGATCGCGCTGGTGGAGGCGGGCGACTTCGCGCAGGCTACGTCGAGCCGTGCTACGAAGCTTGTGCACGGCGGCGTGCGGTACCTGGCTAGCGGGCAGATTCATCTTGTCTATGAGGCGCTGCATGAGCGCGCAGTGATGGTGCGGAATGCGCCACACCTGGTTCACCCACTGCCCTTCATCATTCCTGCAAATCATCTTTGGGAGTTGCCTTACTACGGCATGGGATTGACGCTATATGACTTTCTGTCTGGCAAGTCGACACTCGGGCCGACGAAGGTGCTAGGTAAAAAGGCGACACTGGGGCGCATCCCCGGGCTGGCGAGCAAGGGCTTGAGTGGTGGGATTTTGTATCACGATGGGCAGTTCAATGATGCCCGTCTGGCGCTGGCGCTGGCGCGGACGGCTGTCGACCATGACGCTGTGGTGGCGAACTATACGCGCTGTACGAGCCTGATCCATACAGATGGGAAGGCGACTGGCGCGGTCGTTCGGGACCTTGAGACAGGAGCTGAGACCACGGTGCGGGCGAAGGTCGTGATCAACGCTACGGGCATCTTTACGGATGAGGTGCGGCACCTTGATGAACCGGGGCTACCAGACCTGCTGACGGTGAGCCGTGGCACGCACATTGTGGTGCGGGCACAGATTCTCGGTGGCGATAACGCGATCATGGTGCCGAAGACGGATGACGGGCGCGTCATCTTCCTCATACCCTGGCAGGGGCGTGTTGTGATCGGGACGACTGACCTCCCGGCGAAGGAGTCCGTGATGGAGCCGGGGCATACGGCGGCGGAGATTGACTATCTGCTGGAGCTTGCGAATCTCTATCTTGATCGAAAGATTGGCAAGGCTGACATTCTGTCGGTGTTTTCTGGGCTGCGTCCGCTGGTAACGGGAAAGGGTTCGACTACTTCGAAGTTGTCGCGGGAGCACCACATCGATGCTTCTGCAAGCGGTCTGATCACGGTGGCCGGGGGGAAGTGGACGACGTATCGCCGGATGGCTGAGGACACGCTGAACTTCGCTATCAAGCAGGGTGCGCTGGATGCCCGGAAGTGTATTTCAGCAACGATTCGACTGCGTGGAGCAGTGGGCGTGCCTTCGGCGGATGATCGGTATCTGCGGGAGTATGGATCGGATGCTGCCGCCGTTGAGGCGCTGATTTCTAGTGAGCCTGCATTGGGGGCGCTGCTGGATGCGGAGCTGCCCTACACGTTCGCGCAGGTGGTGTACGGGGTCCGGGCGGAGATGGCGCGGACGGTTGAGGATGTGTTGTCGCGGCGAACAAGGGCGCTGCTGCTGGATGCAACGGCGGCGATGCGGGCTGCTCCGGCGGTGGCTACGTTGATGGCGCGTGAGTTGGGGTATGGGGTGGACTGGCAAAAGGCGCAGGTGACGGCGTTTCTTGCGCTCGCGAAGGCTGATTATCTGCTGGCGGATTGA
- a CDS encoding amidohydrolase family protein, whose translation MRSFVIPQQSEGICFSSRLISIGHAAAVALLLVTPVSLHAQARMVDTTPGSAAIAITNGKLLTITHGVIEHGTIVLQGGKIVAIGAASSVKIPSGATKIDATGMTVYPGLIDSETNLGLVEIESDRVNSDLVETSEEIYPQMHVYDAFHAETERIPIDRFNGVTNAIVAPESSDTMPGQDIFIQLAGRDRDTMIVTKDVALAMNFGQEPKRGGRGGEGGAGRGFPSTRMGEISQLRQALLDAQEYMVKKAEVAKKPASAKADETESTGRKGGGPTGKFDLRNEALLPYLRGERPVILGAYEGHDVEVAMALAQEFHLKVVLNHVTHSQDVLDKIAAYKVPVIFGPIYDFPDANERYDAVYSMPAELQKRGVKIAFASYSVEFNRNLPYAAGFAVAYGLPYDEALKALTINPAEMWGMADKLGSLDIGKTANVVIANGDPLDVRTSVKQVYIDGVAIPMETRQTRLRDEYMPKK comes from the coding sequence ATGCGCTCTTTTGTCATTCCGCAGCAAAGCGAAGGAATCTGCTTCTCGTCCCGCCTCATCAGCATCGGTCACGCAGCAGCGGTAGCTCTCCTGCTTGTTACCCCGGTTTCGCTCCACGCGCAGGCAAGGATGGTCGACACCACCCCAGGCTCAGCCGCCATCGCCATTACGAACGGCAAGCTACTCACCATCACTCACGGCGTGATTGAGCACGGCACCATCGTCCTGCAAGGCGGCAAGATTGTCGCGATAGGTGCTGCAAGTTCGGTCAAGATTCCTTCGGGCGCAACGAAGATCGATGCCACCGGCATGACCGTCTACCCCGGCCTCATCGACTCCGAAACCAACCTCGGGCTTGTCGAGATCGAATCAGACCGCGTCAACTCCGATCTCGTCGAAACCAGTGAAGAGATCTATCCCCAGATGCACGTCTACGACGCCTTCCATGCCGAAACCGAGCGCATCCCGATCGATCGCTTCAATGGTGTCACCAACGCCATCGTCGCGCCCGAATCATCCGACACCATGCCCGGTCAGGACATCTTCATTCAACTCGCCGGACGCGATCGCGACACCATGATCGTGACCAAAGATGTAGCCCTTGCCATGAACTTCGGCCAGGAGCCCAAACGCGGTGGACGAGGCGGTGAAGGCGGAGCGGGTCGAGGCTTCCCCTCCACCCGCATGGGCGAGATCTCACAGCTTCGACAGGCGCTCCTTGATGCGCAGGAGTACATGGTCAAGAAGGCTGAGGTCGCGAAGAAGCCAGCCAGCGCAAAGGCCGATGAGACGGAATCTACCGGCAGGAAAGGGGGCGGCCCAACGGGCAAGTTCGACCTGCGCAACGAAGCTCTACTCCCGTATCTCAGGGGCGAGCGCCCCGTCATCCTCGGAGCCTACGAAGGCCATGACGTAGAGGTAGCCATGGCCCTCGCGCAGGAGTTCCACCTCAAGGTAGTCCTGAACCACGTCACGCACTCACAGGATGTCCTCGACAAGATTGCCGCCTACAAGGTGCCTGTCATCTTCGGGCCAATCTACGACTTTCCCGATGCGAATGAGCGCTATGATGCCGTCTACTCCATGCCCGCCGAACTCCAGAAGCGCGGCGTCAAGATAGCCTTCGCCTCGTACTCCGTAGAGTTCAATCGCAACCTGCCCTACGCCGCCGGCTTCGCTGTAGCCTACGGACTTCCCTACGATGAAGCCCTAAAAGCCCTCACAATCAATCCCGCCGAGATGTGGGGCATGGCCGATAAACTCGGCTCGCTCGACATCGGCAAGACAGCTAACGTCGTCATCGCGAACGGTGATCCGCTCGACGTGCGCACCAGCGTCAAGCAGGTCTATATTGACGGCGTAGCCATCCCGATGGAGACCCGTCAGACGCGACTGCGCGATGAGTACATGCCTAAAAAATAG
- a CDS encoding amidohydrolase — protein sequence MTRPRTTGLATFCFLAFAVQAIAQAVPDLVLKNATVMTVTHGTIEHGSVWVHNGKIAGVGATVAAPAGATVVDATGKFITPGIIDPHSHSALGNDVNEATSPVTPSMMMIDAFDNSDKALYQALAGGVTTELLLHGSANMIGGQAVVIKNKFGLAREEMLFPNAPRSIKFASGENPKRVYGSRNQVPSTRMGNFEVMRQAFEDAKVYRKEWDDYNAKLAKGDKDLKVPHRDLKLEALAEVLSGKLYVQIHCYRADEFLTEEALAHEYGYKIRAFHHALEMYKVGDKIAKDDTAIATFADWWGFKDEAWDAIPWNAVMSMHEGVRVALKSDSNDQVRRLNQEAGKMIHYGGATEEEALRMITLNPAWIIGVDDKVGSIDTGKDADLVIWNVDPLSTYARAEKVYIDGDLFFDSSLKGFGTTHFNGVMHTGGFGGSDDEEGGN from the coding sequence TTGACACGTCCACGCACGACCGGCCTCGCCACATTCTGCTTTCTCGCCTTCGCGGTGCAGGCCATCGCGCAGGCTGTTCCCGATCTCGTTCTCAAGAACGCCACCGTCATGACCGTGACTCACGGCACCATCGAGCACGGCAGCGTATGGGTCCATAACGGCAAGATCGCCGGTGTCGGAGCTACCGTAGCCGCGCCCGCTGGAGCCACCGTCGTCGATGCGACCGGCAAGTTCATCACTCCGGGCATCATCGATCCGCACTCGCACTCCGCACTCGGCAACGACGTCAACGAGGCCACCAGCCCCGTCACCCCAAGCATGATGATGATCGACGCCTTCGACAACAGCGACAAGGCTCTCTATCAAGCGTTGGCTGGCGGCGTCACTACGGAACTGCTCCTCCACGGCTCCGCCAATATGATCGGCGGCCAGGCCGTCGTCATCAAGAACAAGTTCGGCCTCGCCCGCGAAGAGATGCTCTTCCCGAACGCACCGCGCTCGATTAAATTCGCCAGCGGCGAGAACCCCAAGCGCGTCTATGGCAGCCGCAATCAGGTGCCATCCACCCGTATGGGCAACTTTGAGGTCATGCGTCAGGCCTTTGAAGACGCCAAGGTCTATCGCAAGGAGTGGGACGACTACAACGCCAAACTCGCCAAGGGCGACAAAGATTTGAAAGTTCCGCACCGCGACCTCAAGCTTGAAGCGCTCGCCGAAGTTCTCAGCGGCAAGCTCTATGTGCAGATTCACTGCTACCGCGCCGACGAGTTCCTCACCGAGGAAGCTCTCGCGCACGAGTACGGCTACAAGATTCGTGCCTTTCATCACGCCCTCGAGATGTACAAGGTCGGCGACAAGATCGCCAAGGATGACACCGCCATCGCCACCTTCGCTGACTGGTGGGGCTTCAAGGATGAGGCTTGGGACGCCATTCCATGGAACGCTGTCATGTCCATGCACGAGGGCGTCCGCGTAGCCCTCAAGAGTGACTCCAACGACCAGGTTCGCCGGCTGAATCAGGAAGCAGGCAAGATGATCCACTACGGCGGAGCGACCGAAGAAGAGGCTCTCCGCATGATCACGCTAAACCCTGCGTGGATCATCGGCGTCGACGATAAAGTAGGCTCCATCGACACCGGTAAGGATGCCGACCTCGTCATCTGGAACGTCGATCCCCTCTCCACCTACGCCCGCGCTGAGAAGGTCTACATCGACGGCGACCTCTTCTTTGACTCCAGCCTCAAGGGCTTTGGAACAACGCACTTCAATGGCGTCATGCACACCGGCGGCTTCGGCGGCTCAGACGACGAAGAAGGTGGAAACTAA
- a CDS encoding (R)-mandelonitrile lyase: protein MKILFEGIRGCRKGPEQWFTGTVWIDEVVAGNAPSRLKVNRVMFEPAARTAWHTHPVGQALHVVSGVGLVQKKGEAIQVIRSGDSVWIEANELHWHGAVPGRTFVHLAMQEMDERGVDVVWLDHVTEEEYDEYQDES, encoded by the coding sequence ATGAAGATCCTTTTCGAGGGTATACGTGGGTGTCGCAAAGGGCCCGAGCAGTGGTTTACCGGTACTGTGTGGATCGATGAGGTGGTGGCAGGTAATGCGCCATCACGGCTGAAGGTAAATCGTGTGATGTTTGAACCGGCTGCGCGGACGGCGTGGCATACCCATCCCGTAGGCCAGGCGCTCCACGTCGTCTCAGGCGTTGGGCTTGTTCAGAAAAAAGGTGAGGCAATACAGGTAATTCGATCCGGCGATTCAGTGTGGATCGAGGCGAATGAGCTGCACTGGCACGGCGCTGTTCCAGGCCGGACGTTCGTTCATCTGGCGATGCAGGAGATGGACGAACGTGGCGTGGATGTGGTGTGGCTCGACCATGTAACCGAAGAGGAGTACGACGAGTATCAGGACGAGAGTTAG
- a CDS encoding ribulokinase: protein MSIVAGVDFGTLSVRISIFDKERGKLGMASAEYHLHRSATDPNLATQSHDDQMNALTKAMHEAVQVSGIKGSEIRAVALDTTGSSIVMVGENLVPLGEYYLWADHRAAREAEEITAAAHAQSFEGIEWCGGVYSSEWGWSKLLHWLRNNPSLRAKFVTAVEHCDMVAATLCGVTDPNEIARSICAMGHKWMWNPKWGGLPPEEFLVSIDPLLAGVRDKIVGKYQTSDLLAGHLSEDWAAKLGLEAGIPIPTGAFDAHWDAIGANIRLGDVVNVIGTSTCIIGMSDQQTLVPGVCGVVPGSVDPAKVGIEAGMSAVGDIFAAIARRANSTVAELSKATENYLAGQTGLLRLTWDNGDRTVLVNPELGGVTFGWNLYHTAADELFAAVEGTALHTRVIFERMEENGAPINRVINGGGIPKRNAKLNQIYANALNKPVLVPDGDVTSLGSVIFAFLAAGDFPSIEAAQDTLCPPFKVFHPQPEEVARYDRLYPLFRSAYFALGSSEASAVPLGQILPGLRAIRKECLDLHETAEIVGPSAENEPEQESA from the coding sequence CTCCGCTACCGATCCCAATCTGGCTACCCAAAGCCACGACGACCAGATGAACGCGCTCACCAAGGCCATGCACGAGGCCGTCCAGGTCAGCGGCATCAAGGGTTCAGAGATCCGGGCCGTTGCGCTGGATACAACCGGCTCGAGCATCGTCATGGTTGGGGAAAATCTCGTTCCGCTCGGCGAATATTACCTGTGGGCCGACCATCGCGCCGCCCGCGAAGCCGAAGAGATTACGGCCGCGGCGCACGCCCAGAGCTTCGAAGGCATCGAGTGGTGCGGCGGCGTCTACTCCTCGGAATGGGGATGGTCCAAGCTCCTCCACTGGCTCCGTAACAACCCCTCGCTGCGCGCGAAATTCGTCACCGCCGTCGAGCACTGCGACATGGTAGCCGCCACTCTCTGCGGCGTGACGGACCCGAACGAGATTGCCCGCAGCATCTGCGCCATGGGTCACAAGTGGATGTGGAACCCAAAATGGGGTGGACTTCCGCCGGAAGAGTTCCTCGTCAGCATCGATCCACTGCTCGCCGGCGTTCGCGACAAGATTGTCGGCAAGTACCAAACCTCAGACCTTCTCGCTGGACATCTCAGCGAAGACTGGGCCGCAAAACTAGGCCTCGAAGCCGGAATTCCCATACCTACCGGCGCATTTGACGCCCACTGGGATGCGATCGGCGCAAACATCCGCCTCGGCGATGTCGTCAACGTCATCGGCACCTCCACCTGCATCATCGGCATGAGCGATCAGCAGACCCTCGTCCCCGGCGTCTGCGGCGTCGTCCCGGGCTCAGTCGATCCGGCAAAGGTTGGCATCGAGGCAGGCATGTCCGCCGTCGGCGACATCTTCGCCGCAATCGCCAGGCGCGCCAACTCGACCGTTGCCGAACTCTCCAAAGCCACCGAAAATTACCTCGCTGGCCAGACCGGCCTCCTCCGCCTCACGTGGGATAACGGCGACCGCACCGTCCTCGTCAACCCGGAGCTTGGCGGAGTGACCTTCGGCTGGAACTTGTATCACACCGCAGCAGACGAACTCTTCGCCGCGGTAGAAGGTACAGCGCTCCACACGCGCGTCATCTTTGAGCGCATGGAAGAGAACGGCGCACCCATCAACCGCGTCATCAACGGCGGCGGCATTCCCAAGCGTAACGCGAAGCTCAATCAGATCTACGCGAACGCGCTGAACAAGCCGGTGCTCGTGCCGGATGGCGACGTGACCAGCCTTGGCTCCGTCATCTTCGCCTTTCTGGCCGCAGGAGATTTCCCCTCGATTGAAGCAGCGCAGGATACACTCTGCCCGCCCTTCAAGGTCTTCCACCCACAGCCAGAAGAGGTCGCCCGGTACGACCGCCTTTACCCGCTCTTCCGCAGTGCCTACTTTGCCCTTGGATCGTCGGAGGCCTCAGCAGTTCCGCTCGGCCAGATCCTGCCAGGCCTGCGAGCCATTCGCAAAGAATGTCTCGACCTTCACGAGACCGCAGAGATTGTCGGGCCTTCCGCAGAAAACGAGCCTGAACAAGAGAGTGCCTAG